A region from the Algoriphagus machipongonensis genome encodes:
- the rnhA gene encoding ribonuclease HI, which translates to MISIYTDGAAKGNPGPGGYGAVLLFNNKGSILRKELSEGYRLTTNNRMELLAVIRALQALKVTGIPVQIYSDSKYVVDAIEKGWLWGWQKKGFKDKKNPDLWLRYIPLHLKYKPKFIWVKGHAGNPENERCDQLAVEAAEGRNLPADVGYEDSQK; encoded by the coding sequence ATGATTTCTATTTATACTGACGGTGCTGCCAAAGGCAATCCAGGTCCTGGCGGATACGGTGCTGTTTTACTTTTCAATAATAAAGGATCTATCCTTAGAAAAGAGCTTTCTGAAGGCTATAGGTTAACCACCAATAATCGCATGGAACTCCTAGCTGTGATTCGTGCTCTTCAAGCGCTGAAAGTCACGGGAATTCCTGTTCAAATCTACTCTGATAGCAAATATGTGGTGGATGCCATTGAGAAAGGGTGGCTTTGGGGCTGGCAGAAAAAAGGCTTTAAGGACAAAAAGAATCCGGATCTTTGGTTGCGATATATCCCACTTCATTTGAAGTATAAACCTAAGTTTATTTGGGTAAAAGGACATGCAGGAAACCCTGAAAATGAGCGATGTGATCAGCTAGCGGTAGAGGCTGCTGAAGGAAGAAATCTTCCTGCTGATGTAGGATATGAAGATAGCCAAAAGTGA
- a CDS encoding aminotransferase class V-fold PLP-dependent enzyme, with protein MLTFAPGPSKVYDALPTYLQDAYKEGILSANHRSNAFMHLYQETEQLMRDKLHLPEDYKLLFTSSATENWEIITQSIVEKASFHIYSGSFGKKWIGFAKHINPATDGLKIEANKAVQVSDLDISEDFDLIALTQNETANATQVPMAVIEEIKEKYPEKMIAVDTTSSMAGIELDFSLADIWYASVQKCFGLPAGLGILILSPKAIEKCESKGEKGRYNSLSFILQNASGYQTHYTPNVFGIYLLNRVLKDLEEIQHVDANLRERMQKLENAVAQSQSLRMLVDNSETRSTTVLAVTGPEDLIASVKKDAEKEGMQLGSGYGPLKPTSFRIANFPAITNTEMDKLIGFLSRY; from the coding sequence ATGCTCACATTTGCACCTGGGCCATCTAAAGTCTATGATGCCCTACCAACCTATTTGCAAGATGCCTACAAGGAAGGCATCCTGAGTGCTAATCACCGAAGCAATGCTTTCATGCATTTGTATCAGGAAACTGAGCAATTGATGCGTGACAAGCTTCATTTGCCGGAGGATTACAAATTGTTGTTTACATCTTCTGCTACTGAAAACTGGGAGATCATCACGCAATCCATCGTGGAGAAGGCGAGTTTCCATATTTATTCAGGTTCATTTGGAAAAAAATGGATCGGCTTTGCAAAGCATATCAACCCAGCAACTGATGGTTTGAAGATAGAGGCAAATAAAGCGGTTCAAGTTTCAGATTTGGATATTTCAGAGGATTTTGATCTAATCGCACTGACGCAAAATGAAACGGCCAATGCTACTCAGGTACCTATGGCGGTGATTGAAGAGATCAAAGAAAAGTACCCTGAGAAAATGATTGCTGTGGATACCACATCTTCAATGGCAGGAATTGAATTGGACTTTTCATTAGCAGATATTTGGTATGCATCAGTTCAGAAATGTTTTGGCTTACCTGCAGGTCTTGGGATTTTGATTCTTTCGCCAAAAGCAATTGAAAAATGCGAGTCCAAGGGAGAAAAGGGCAGGTATAATTCACTGAGCTTTATCCTTCAAAATGCAAGTGGATATCAAACACATTATACCCCAAATGTTTTTGGAATTTATCTTCTAAATCGAGTTTTAAAAGATCTGGAAGAAATCCAACATGTAGATGCGAATCTTCGGGAGAGGATGCAAAAACTTGAAAATGCCGTTGCCCAGTCTCAATCATTGAGGATGCTAGTCGATAATTCAGAAACAAGAAGTACTACTGTACTTGCAGTAACAGGTCCTGAAGATTTGATTGCTTCTGTAAAAAAGGATGCCGAAAAAGAAGGGATGCAGCTGGGGTCTGGATATGGTCCATTGAAACCCACTTCTTTTAGGATTGCCAATTTCCCGGCGATCACAAATACCGAAATGGATAAATTGATTGGGTTTTTATCGAGATATTAA
- the ubiE gene encoding bifunctional demethylmenaquinone methyltransferase/2-methoxy-6-polyprenyl-1,4-benzoquinol methylase UbiE, translating into MAVLPYKDKKDPKKAQVAEMFDNISHRYDLLNHVLSMGIDITWRKKAIKLLKEDQPKLILDIATGTGDFAIEALALNPDKVIGVDISEGMLSEGRKKMTKKGLDDKIELQMGDSEGLLFEDNKFDAVIVSFGVRNFENLEKGLADMYRVLKPGGKTVIVEFSKPRKFPMKQAYGFYSNFILPQIGKIVSKDNSAYTYLPESVQAFPDGEDFLAVLKKVGFTQTVCKPLTFGISSIYVGVK; encoded by the coding sequence ATGGCTGTATTACCATACAAAGATAAAAAAGACCCTAAAAAAGCTCAGGTTGCTGAGATGTTTGACAATATCAGTCATCGATATGACTTGCTCAATCATGTGCTCAGCATGGGCATTGATATTACTTGGAGAAAAAAGGCAATCAAGCTTTTAAAAGAAGACCAGCCTAAGTTGATCCTGGATATTGCCACAGGTACCGGTGATTTTGCCATCGAAGCCTTAGCGCTAAATCCAGATAAAGTGATCGGAGTGGATATTTCTGAGGGAATGCTTTCCGAAGGAAGAAAAAAAATGACCAAAAAAGGTCTGGATGATAAAATCGAACTTCAAATGGGTGATTCGGAAGGATTACTTTTTGAGGATAATAAATTTGATGCGGTCATCGTTTCCTTTGGAGTTAGAAACTTTGAAAATTTAGAAAAGGGTCTGGCAGATATGTATCGCGTATTAAAGCCTGGAGGTAAGACAGTAATTGTGGAATTTAGCAAGCCTCGCAAATTTCCCATGAAGCAAGCCTACGGATTTTACTCCAATTTTATCCTACCACAAATAGGTAAAATTGTATCCAAGGACAATTCTGCTTATACTTATCTTCCTGAATCGGTTCAGGCTTTTCCTGATGGTGAAGATTTTCTGGCTGTATTGAAAAAGGTCGGATTTACACAAACAGTATGCAAACCTCTAACATTTGGTATCAGCTCCATTTACGTAGGAGTAAAATAG
- a CDS encoding DUF5606 family protein yields the protein MNFKDIATVAGKPGLFKVLKPSRSGVILESMDDKKAKLVAGMSQRVSILSDISIYTLTEEGAEPLESIMKKIETEFEGDLGLESNPDDTELRAFMKHILPEVDESRVYTSDIKKLITWYGIIRVQAPETLQESSEEEKED from the coding sequence ATGAATTTTAAAGACATCGCCACTGTAGCCGGGAAGCCTGGCTTATTCAAAGTTTTAAAACCATCTAGGTCTGGAGTGATCTTAGAAAGTATGGATGATAAAAAAGCGAAACTGGTGGCAGGCATGTCCCAGCGCGTTTCTATCCTTAGTGATATCTCCATTTATACTTTGACAGAAGAAGGAGCAGAGCCTTTGGAGTCTATCATGAAAAAAATTGAGACTGAATTTGAGGGAGACCTTGGCCTGGAAAGCAATCCTGATGATACTGAGCTTAGAGCTTTTATGAAACACATTCTTCCTGAAGTAGACGAATCAAGAGTGTATACTTCAGACATCAAGAAATTAATCACTTGGTATGGAATTATCCGTGTTCAGGCTCCCGAAACGCTTCAGGAATCCAGCGAAGAAGAAAAAGAAGACTAA
- the yihA gene encoding ribosome biogenesis GTP-binding protein YihA/YsxC, protein MIQQAQFVISNTNPGNCPKPDRAEIAFIGRSNVGKSSLINMLTGKSGLAKTSQKPGKTQLINHFMINEKWYLVDLPGYGFAKINVKVKQGWESMISTYLTKRENLCGVFVLIDSRLEPQKIDLEFLYWCGTEGVPAVLVFTKADKQSKNKTNQNIQKFLKKMVDIFEEAPQYFVTSAESAQGKEELTSFIEELVQEYESGEII, encoded by the coding sequence ATGATCCAGCAAGCACAATTTGTCATCAGTAATACGAATCCGGGAAATTGCCCAAAACCAGACCGGGCAGAGATCGCATTTATCGGCAGATCCAATGTCGGGAAAAGCTCCTTGATCAATATGCTAACCGGAAAAAGCGGCTTAGCCAAAACCTCTCAAAAGCCCGGTAAAACCCAGTTGATCAACCACTTTATGATCAATGAAAAATGGTACTTGGTCGATCTACCTGGTTACGGTTTCGCCAAAATTAACGTGAAAGTTAAACAGGGATGGGAAAGCATGATCAGTACTTATTTGACTAAAAGGGAAAACCTTTGCGGCGTTTTTGTGCTGATTGATAGCAGACTCGAACCCCAAAAGATTGACTTGGAGTTTTTATACTGGTGTGGAACAGAAGGCGTTCCTGCAGTTTTGGTATTTACCAAAGCTGACAAACAGTCTAAAAACAAGACCAATCAAAATATTCAAAAATTCCTAAAAAAGATGGTTGACATCTTTGAAGAGGCCCCTCAGTATTTTGTAACATCAGCAGAAAGTGCACAGGGAAAAGAAGAACTAACCAGTTTTATCGAAGAACTCGTACAAGAATATGAATCTGGAGAGATCATTTAA
- a CDS encoding MarC family protein, which yields MFDLKEILSVSLILFSVIDILGSIPIIVNLRQKVGHIQSEKATLAAGILMILFLFAGKSILGLFGIGVEDFAIAGALIIFAIGAEMILGVELFKSDPEAKDGASIVPIAFPLIAGAGTLTTILTLKAEFDQINIAIGILLNLILVYIVLKSTGWLERKIGKTGLDVLRRIFGIILLSIAVKIFKTNAFPIGVDSGI from the coding sequence ATGTTTGATCTGAAAGAAATTTTATCCGTTTCTCTTATCCTTTTTTCAGTGATTGATATACTCGGTTCGATCCCGATTATTGTCAACCTGAGACAGAAGGTAGGCCATATCCAATCCGAAAAAGCAACTTTGGCGGCAGGGATTCTCATGATATTATTTCTTTTCGCTGGAAAGTCAATTTTAGGGCTTTTTGGGATAGGAGTGGAGGATTTTGCGATAGCAGGTGCGCTGATCATTTTTGCAATAGGCGCTGAGATGATTTTGGGAGTAGAACTTTTTAAATCTGACCCTGAGGCTAAAGATGGCGCCTCTATTGTTCCTATTGCTTTTCCACTGATTGCCGGTGCAGGTACGTTAACCACAATATTAACTTTGAAAGCAGAATTCGACCAGATCAATATCGCTATTGGGATTTTGCTGAATTTGATTTTGGTTTATATCGTGTTGAAAAGCACTGGTTGGCTGGAACGAAAAATAGGCAAAACGGGATTGGATGTTTTAAGAAGAATCTTTGGCATTATTCTACTTTCTATCGCTGTTAAGATTTTCAAGACAAATGCTTTTCCAATCGGTGTAGATTCTGGGATTTAA
- the porT gene encoding type IX secretion/gliding motility protein PorT/SprT produces the protein MTLPSFGQGMFGLTSGSGSDNRTISYGFFLAAHTNRYQIKYSDAFMNPATTSSAGVQGIYAQNNPGFSLGFIGILRFHDQVQLLFTPKVGFYEYKTEVRYFGSEDPSLINTDGYTDGNINTSQVLTSEATMVELPLLFKYRSQRFNNTRMYFIGGASYNFRTKAQDEADIEDLVTTGQDVSLEMGMGFEIYFKYFKFAPEIRFSHGLTNAYRRENTIPEIADAISSIKRRSITLYLNFQ, from the coding sequence ATGACTTTGCCTTCTTTTGGGCAGGGGATGTTTGGGCTTACCTCAGGATCTGGATCAGATAATCGAACCATTTCCTATGGTTTTTTTCTTGCTGCTCATACCAATAGGTACCAGATTAAGTACTCAGATGCATTTATGAATCCAGCCACCACTAGCTCAGCTGGAGTTCAAGGGATTTATGCACAGAATAATCCCGGCTTTTCTTTAGGCTTTATAGGGATTCTGAGATTTCATGATCAGGTTCAATTGCTATTTACCCCAAAAGTGGGTTTTTATGAGTACAAAACAGAAGTGAGGTATTTTGGTTCAGAGGATCCTTCCTTGATCAATACTGATGGATATACAGACGGTAACATCAATACATCGCAAGTTCTGACCTCAGAAGCTACGATGGTAGAGCTTCCTTTACTTTTTAAATATAGATCCCAGCGTTTCAATAATACTCGAATGTATTTTATTGGAGGAGCTAGCTATAACTTCCGTACCAAAGCTCAAGATGAGGCTGACATTGAAGATCTGGTGACCACTGGACAGGATGTTTCTCTGGAAATGGGAATGGGTTTCGAGATTTATTTCAAGTACTTCAAGTTTGCGCCTGAAATTCGTTTTTCACATGGCCTTACCAACGCCTACCGAAGAGAAAACACTATTCCTGAGATCGCTGATGCGATATCTTCTATCAAGCGTAGAAGTATCACACTATACTTGAACTTTCAGTAA
- a CDS encoding SDR family NAD(P)-dependent oxidoreductase: MKNKIALVTGATSGIGKACAITLAKLGYNIIATGRRSERLTDLGSELPKSIDYLPLVFDVREREKVLEILGSLPENWKEIDVLINNAGNAHGMDPIQKGSLDDWDAMMDINVKGLLYVSKAIIPGMTERNSGTIINIGSIAGKEVYPNGNVYCGSKHAVDAITKGMRIDLNPYGIKVMAIHPGLVETEFSLVRFKGDEKRSESVYQGFEPLHAQDIADIVEFSVTRPPHVVIADVVVFPTAQATSTIVKKD, from the coding sequence ATGAAAAATAAAATTGCTTTGGTCACTGGTGCGACCTCAGGTATCGGAAAAGCTTGTGCTATTACCCTAGCCAAACTAGGCTACAACATCATCGCTACAGGTCGGAGATCGGAAAGATTGACTGACTTGGGATCCGAATTGCCAAAAAGTATAGATTATTTACCCTTGGTTTTTGATGTTAGAGAAAGAGAAAAAGTCCTTGAAATTTTAGGTTCCTTGCCAGAGAACTGGAAGGAAATAGATGTTTTGATTAACAATGCTGGAAATGCTCATGGAATGGACCCAATCCAGAAGGGAAGTTTGGATGATTGGGATGCCATGATGGATATCAACGTCAAGGGTTTACTTTACGTCTCAAAAGCAATCATTCCAGGAATGACTGAAAGAAATTCCGGGACAATCATTAATATTGGGTCTATTGCAGGTAAAGAAGTGTATCCAAACGGGAATGTTTATTGCGGTAGTAAGCATGCAGTAGACGCGATTACCAAAGGGATGCGGATTGACCTAAACCCATATGGGATAAAAGTAATGGCTATTCACCCAGGCTTAGTGGAAACTGAATTTTCTTTAGTGAGATTTAAAGGGGATGAAAAAAGGTCTGAGTCAGTATATCAGGGATTTGAGCCACTCCATGCTCAAGACATCGCTGACATTGTTGAGTTTTCTGTTACTAGACCTCCCCACGTGGTTATTGCAGATGTGGTAGTTTTTCCTACTGCTCAGGCAACATCAACAATTGTAAAAAAAGATTAA
- a CDS encoding sugar phosphate isomerase/epimerase family protein, translated as MANPIWIMTSAFDQLNLDQTLEKALEIGAQGLDLCVFRKDGTRDDFVATHLDYENFGPEEASKLIEKFNGAKLRLSIGAFDNLIGGDPDQRIKNQNHLLRLIRMAHLLGGDENDVKVGTFVGYNHELGIQEGGFEKNLLEYQRVFGPIIRYANSLGVTVLYENCPMEGWRSSGYFGTYNNLPGVLAARKIMYELVPESNHGEIYDPSHDIWQQTDPIEVIKNTDMNRLKRIHVKSTRNNPDPFWGNMYAMQQVPEEWAKKAGIPNSDNPWDRHHYEATLPGFGLGDSMDWRAFVNILKERNFSGPFEIENEAVLSKQTGNMGAIVQGCKAAIQNLAPLLYDLGDQGWQYPESEYKSLLEVNRSDIPLMTMEKL; from the coding sequence ATGGCGAACCCAATCTGGATTATGACATCCGCATTTGATCAACTCAACTTAGATCAAACCCTAGAAAAAGCATTAGAAATTGGCGCTCAAGGACTGGATCTATGTGTCTTCAGAAAGGATGGCACCCGTGATGATTTCGTAGCCACACATTTGGATTATGAGAACTTTGGACCTGAGGAAGCAAGCAAACTGATCGAGAAATTTAATGGAGCCAAACTGAGGCTTTCAATCGGTGCTTTTGATAATCTGATTGGTGGTGACCCTGATCAACGCATTAAGAACCAAAATCATTTATTACGACTAATTCGAATGGCCCACCTTCTCGGAGGAGATGAAAATGATGTGAAAGTAGGAACATTCGTAGGCTATAACCACGAACTCGGCATTCAGGAGGGAGGTTTCGAGAAAAATTTATTGGAATACCAGAGAGTCTTTGGCCCTATCATTCGATACGCAAACAGTCTGGGGGTTACTGTTCTTTATGAAAACTGCCCTATGGAAGGCTGGAGAAGTTCTGGGTACTTTGGCACCTACAACAACCTGCCCGGGGTATTGGCGGCAAGGAAAATCATGTATGAACTTGTACCTGAAAGCAACCATGGAGAAATTTATGACCCTTCTCATGACATTTGGCAGCAAACAGATCCCATTGAAGTCATTAAAAACACTGATATGAATCGCCTCAAAAGGATCCATGTCAAATCCACCCGAAATAATCCTGATCCATTTTGGGGAAATATGTATGCCATGCAGCAAGTCCCTGAGGAATGGGCAAAAAAAGCAGGAATTCCCAATAGTGATAACCCATGGGACAGACACCACTACGAAGCCACCTTACCAGGTTTTGGCTTAGGTGACTCTATGGACTGGAGAGCTTTTGTAAACATTTTGAAAGAGCGAAATTTCTCGGGCCCTTTCGAAATCGAAAATGAAGCAGTCCTTTCTAAACAGACAGGAAATATGGGCGCGATTGTCCAAGGTTGCAAAGCTGCCATTCAAAATTTGGCTCCACTACTCTATGATTTGGGAGATCAAGGCTGGCAATATCCTGAGTCAGAATACAAATCCCTTTTGGAAGTTAATCGAAGTGACATTCCATTGATGACAATGGAGAAATTATAG